AAGGAGATCATCGAACCGGGCGCGGTCATCTGGCGGGCGACCACCTCGCGCTGCGGGTGGTCCGGCAGGCCGGGGTAGTACAGCGCGCCGACGGACGGCTCGGCACGCAACGCCGCCACCACCCGCTGCGCGCTCTCCACCTGCCGCTGGATCCGCACGGACAGCGTCTTGAGGCCGCGGTGGATCAGGAAGCAGTCGAGGCCGCCGGGCACGTTGCCCGCGGTGGTGCGGTAGCGCAGGAAACCCTCGTGCAGCGCGGCCTCGTCGGTGACCAGCGCGCCGCCGACCGCGTCGAGGTGGCCGGCGATGAACTTCGTGGTGCTGTACAGCGACACGTCCGCGCCATGCGCGAGCGGCTGCTGCAACGCGGGGCTCGCGAACGTGTTGTCCACGACCACGTACGCGCCGAGGGCGTGCGCCCGGCGGCTGACCTCCGCGATGTCGGTGACCTTCAGCATCGGGTTGGTGGGCGTCTCGACCCACACCGCGCCCAGGTCGGGCCCGGCGGCGTCGAACGCCGCGTCGCGGGCGGCCGGGTCGGCCAGGTCGACCTGCGTGATCCGGATCCCGTAGCCGGCGAGCAGGGCGAACAGCGAATACGTGCCGCCGTACACGTCGTCGGAGGCGAGCACGGTCTGCCCGGGCGACAGCACGGAGAGCGCGGTCATGCCGGCCGCCTGCCCGGAGGCGTAGACGGTGGCGAACCGGGCGTCCTCGAGCGCCGCAAGGCAGCTCTCCAGGTCCTCCCGGGTGGGTTGCTCGCCGCGCGCGTAGAAGTAGCGGGGCGGATCCTGGACCCGCCGTTCGTAGGTGGTGGCGACGTGGATTGGCGGGA
The window above is part of the Phytohabitans houttuyneae genome. Proteins encoded here:
- a CDS encoding trans-sulfuration enzyme family protein, coding for MRFDTRLVHIGQQASPGTGAAVPPIHVATTYERRVQDPPRYFYARGEQPTREDLESCLAALEDARFATVYASGQAAGMTALSVLSPGQTVLASDDVYGGTYSLFALLAGYGIRITQVDLADPAARDAAFDAAGPDLGAVWVETPTNPMLKVTDIAEVSRRAHALGAYVVVDNTFASPALQQPLAHGADVSLYSTTKFIAGHLDAVGGALVTDEAALHEGFLRYRTTAGNVPGGLDCFLIHRGLKTLSVRIQRQVESAQRVVAALRAEPSVGALYYPGLPDHPQREVVARQMTAPGSMISFEYRGDPQKLMDRLRIFICAVSLGAVQSLVECPATMTHWGVPKDQRDRLGITDSLVRLSIGIEDPVDLVDDLLAALRAEE